From the genome of Mixophyes fleayi isolate aMixFle1 chromosome 2, aMixFle1.hap1, whole genome shotgun sequence, one region includes:
- the LOC142138771 gene encoding uncharacterized protein LOC142138771 translates to MAARPRPLNTSCFRRPWYRAFIIEIPSKSEQQPAPQVQEEVAHDVEDPQLDPAEHVRVWTLSLTSQRLQDTTVAQNTHLALIASTVQHTDQQLTTLNNTLSTFMSTHTTFMSTHTTQMDTLNTTMSTIATLLGDLLHAHSQRTFGTFPSPSSDYSFTCPKPSCLWSPPSLLCLLPPASLLCLLPPASLLCLLPPASLFCLLPPPSLLCLLPPLPVVSVASSLPVVSVASPLSVVSVASSLPIVSVASSLPGVSVDSSLPGVSVDSPLLDPNLARLYCFLFARAFAPPCHASCSHSCHAPCPPLSCPLPPPWP, encoded by the coding sequence AATCTGAGCAGCAGCCTGCTCCACAGGTGCAGGAGGAAGTTGCCCATGATGTGGAGGACCCTCAGCTGGATCCAGCTGAACATGTAAGGGTGTGGACACTCTCACTCACATCCCAAAGACTTCAAGACACCACTGTAGCACAGAACACTCACCTGGCACTAATAGCTAGCACTGTACAACACACGGATCAACAACTCACCACTCTCAAtaacacactctccactttcatgagcacacacaccactttcatgagcacacacaccacccaaatggATACTCTAAATACCACAATGTCAACTatcgcaacactcctgggtgatctcttgcatgcccactctcAACGCACCTTtggcacattcccttcacccagttcagattatTCTTTCACCTGCCCCAAACCCAGTTGTCTGtggtctcccccctccctgttgtgtctgttgcctccAGCCTCCCTATTGTGTCTGTTGCCTCCAGCCTCCCTTTTGTGTCTGTTGCCTCCAGCCTCCCTCTTCTGTCttttgcctcccccctccctgttatgTCTGttgccccccctccctgttgtgtctgttgcctccagcctccctgttgtgtctgttgcctcccccctctctgttgtgtctgttgcctcctccctccctattgtgtctgttgcctcctccctccctggtgtgtctgttgactcctccctccctggtgtgtctgttgacTCCCCCCTCCTTGATCCAAACCTAGCCCgtctttattgttttttgtttgcccgtgcctttgcccccccttgtCATGCCTCCTGCTCCCACTCTTgtcatgccccctgcccccccctgtcgtgcccccttccccccccctggccatga